The following coding sequences lie in one Arabidopsis thaliana chromosome 3, partial sequence genomic window:
- a CDS encoding D-alanine-D-alanine ligase family — protein sequence MASMATGVSFSMTSGIGEGGYDVHRVATAARTTLKLNQKNSLSESTCMLLGMNKYRGSGAIRTVSKAVGYGQEMSKSLRVGLICGGPSAERGISLNSARSVLDHIQGDGINVSCYYIDPDLKAFAISSAQVYSNTPSDFDFKLESLAQGFSSLSELAEHLVSAVDIVFPVIHGRFGEDGGIQELLESHNIPFVGTGSRECFRAFDKYEASLELKELGFMTVPNYLVQGTGVDKSEIALWFTDNQLDLEMGKVVVKPAKAGSSIGVKVAFGVNDSIKKATELILEGIDDRVVVEVFIEDAYEFTAIVLDVGSGSVCHPVVLMPTEVQLQFHGIGDPKENAIFDYRRKYLPTQQVTYHTPPRFPIHVIKSIREEASLIFQKLGLRDFARIDGWYLAPNSNLSSPVSETLGGTKSGDIIFTDINLISGMEQTSFLFQQASKVGFSHSNILRTIVHRACSRFPHLDWYNYGYSQLLQGSTTLEVSEDPQKVFVIFGGDTSERQVSVMSGTNVWVNLQRYVDLNVTPCLLSPSLSNSLGASSNLDNREVWVLPYSVVLRHTAEEVLAACLEAVEPVRALFTSLLQKQVMEDLMDGFKNQSWFAGFDITDELPRKYSLKEWIKHAKEAQATVFIAVHGGIGEDGTLQGLLEDEGVSYTGPGVLASRTCMDKVMTSQALSNLSEFGIHTISKDVKRTEDIMHETFPNVWDELIKKLQCLTLCVKPAKDGCSTGVARLCSSEDLAVYVQALKDCIPRIPPNTLSKTHGMIEMPNPTPEFLIFEPFVETDEIIVSSKAKQQLSWKGRRRWVEMTVGVIGKRGSMHSLSPSLTVKESGDILSLEEKFQGGTGINLTPPPPTIMRFVYSFFWDIISTWSRIKPYETEHFTL from the exons ATGGCGTCCATGGCGACCGGCGTCAGTTTTTCGATGACTAGCGGCATAGGAGAAGGAGGATACGATGTTCATCGAGTAGCGACGGCTGCACGGACAACTCTGAAGCTGAATCAGAAGAACTCACTGAGCGAGAGTACATGCATGCTTTTGGGGATGAATAAGTATCGGGGATCCGGAGCTATACGAACCGTCTCGAAGGCTGTCGGTTACGGACAAGAGATGAGTAAGAGTCTGAGGGTGGGACTCATTTGCGGAGGTCCGTCGGCGGAGCGCGGGATTTCTCTCAACTCTGCTAGATCAGTTCTCGATCATATTCAG GGTGATGGTATAAACGTGAGCTGCTATTATATAGATCCTGATCTCAAAGCCTTTGCAATTTCATCCGCTCAG GTGTACTCGAATACTCCTTCAGATTTCGATTTTAAGCTGGAGAG TCTTGCACAGGGATTCTCGTCATTATCCGAATTGGCCGAGCATCTTGTTTCTGCTGTGGACATTGTTTTTCCAGTAATTCATGGTCGATTTGGTGAAGATGGGGGCATTcag GAGCTGTTGGAAAGTCACAACATTCCATTTGTGGGGACTGGATCCCGTGAATGTTTTCGAGCATTTGACAAG TATGAAGCCTCTTTGGAGCTCAAGGAACTTGGTTTCATGACAGTACCAAACTACTTGGTGCAG GGAACTGGAGTAGACAAAAGTGAAATAGCACTGTGGTTTACAGATAACCAGCTGGATCTCGAGATGGGAAAAGTTGTG GTAAAACCAGCTAAAGCAGGTTCAAGCATTGGTgtcaaggttgcttttggcGTAAATGATTCAATTAAAAAGGCTACTGAACTTATTCTAGAg gGAATTGATGATAGAGTTGTTGTTGAGGTGTTTATTGAAGATGCATATGAGTTCACTGCCATCGTCCTGGATGTGGGTTCTGGTTCTGTTTGCCATCCTGTTGTTTTGATGCCTACTGAG GTGCAACTTCAGTTTCATGGCATTGGTGATCCAAAGGAAAACGCAATCTTCGACTATCGGAGGAAGTATCTGCCGACACAGCAG GTCACCTATCACACTCCTCCACGTTTCCCTATCCATGTTATCAAAAGTATTCGTGAAGAGGCATCTCTTATATTTCAAAAGCTTGGTTTACGTGACTTTGCTCGCATTGATGGATGGTATTTGGCTCCCAATTCAAATTTATCATCACCTGTAAGTGAAACGCTTGGAGGAACCAAGTCAGGAGATATTATATTCACAGACATCAACCTG ATAAGTGGCATGGAGCAAACTAGCTTTCTCTTCCAGCAGGCATCTAAG GTTGGATTTTCTCATTCAAACATTCTGCGAACAATCGTCCACCGTGCTTGCTCGAGGTTTCCCCATCTTGATTGGTATAATTATGGGTATAGTCAATTACTCCAAGGTTCAACAACCCTGGAAGTCTCTGAGGACCCCCAGAAAGTGTTTGTCATATTTGGAGGAGATACTTCAGAGCGGCAGGTGTCCGTCATGAGTGGAACAAATGTCTGGGTCAATTTGCAAAGATATGTAGAT CTTAATGTAACTCCCTGTTTGCTTTCCCCCTCACTTAGCAACTCATTAGGCGCATCTTCGAACTTGGACAATAGAGAAGTCTGGGTTTTGCC CTACTCGGTTGTGCTAAGGCACACTGCTGAGGAAGTTCTTGCAGCGTGCTTAGAAGCAGTCGAGCCTGTTAGGGCTTTATTTACATCTCTGCTGCAGAAGCAAGTGATGGAGGATCTTATGGATGGTTTTAAGAATCAAAGCTGGTTTGCAGGGTTTGATATAACAGACGAGCTGCCCAGAAAGTACTCATTGAAAGAGTGGATCAAGCATGCCAAGGAAGCTCAAGCAACTGTCTTCATTGCAG TGCATGGAGGAATTGGTGAAGATGGTACACTGCAGGGCTTGCTGGAGGATGAAGGAGTTTCTTATACAG GTCCAGGCGTACTAGCTTCAAGGACTTGTATGGACAAGGTTATGACATCTCAGGCTCTTAGTAAT CTTTCAGAGTTTGGAATTCATACCATAAGCAAAGATGTGAAGAGAACAGAGGATATAATGCATGAGACCTTCCCAAATGTTTGGGATGAATTAATCAAGAAGCTTCAGTGTCTCACACTATGTGTTAAACCAGCAAAGGATGGATGTTCCACTGGCGTTGCAAGATTATG TTCCTCTGAAGACCTTGCTGTATATGTACAAGCTTTGAAAGATTGTATACCAAGAATTCCTCCAAACACTCTTTCTAag ACACATGGAATGATTGAGATGCCAAATCCTACTCCAGAATTCTTgatttttgaaccatttgtCGAAACCGATGAAATCATAGTTTCATCCAAAGCCAAGCAGCAGCTCTCTTGGAAAGGTAGGAGGCGGTGGGTAGAGATGACTGTGGGTGTAATTGGAAAGCGTGGGTCAATGCATTCACTGAGTCCTAGTCTTACTGTCAAGGAAAGTGGGGATATATTGTCTCTCGAGGAAAAGTTCCAAG GAGGCACTGGCATAAATCTTACTCCACCTCCACCAACAATCATGAGGTTTGTCTATAGTTTCTTTTGGGATATTATTAGTACATGGAGTAGAATAAAACCATACGAAACAGAGCATTTTACTTTGTAG
- a CDS encoding D-alanine-D-alanine ligase family (D-alanine--D-alanine ligase family; FUNCTIONS IN: D-alanine-D-alanine ligase activity, catalytic activity, ATP binding; INVOLVED IN: peptidoglycan biosynthetic process; LOCATED IN: chloroplast; EXPRESSED IN: 22 plant structures; EXPRESSED DURING: 13 growth stages; CONTAINS InterPro DOMAIN/s: D-alanine--D-alanine ligase/VANA/B/C, conserved site (InterPro:IPR000291), D-alanine--D-alanine ligase, C-terminal (InterPro:IPR011095), PreATP-grasp-like fold (InterPro:IPR016185), ATP-grasp fold (InterPro:IPR011761), ATP-grasp fold, subdomain 2 (InterPro:IPR013816), Pre-ATP-grasp fold (InterPro:IPR013817), D-alanine--D-alanine ligase, N-terminal (InterPro:IPR011127); Has 35333 Blast hits to 34131 proteins in 2444 species: Archae - 798; Bacteria - 22429; Metazoa - 974; Fungi - 991; Plants - 531; Viruses - 0; Other Eukaryotes - 9610 (source: NCBI BLink).), translated as MASMATGVSFSMTSGIGEGGYDVHRVATAARTTLKLNQKNSLSESTCMLLGMNKYRGSGAIRTVSKAVGYGQEMSKSLRVGLICGGPSAERGISLNSARSVLDHIQGDGINVSCYYIDPDLKAFAISSAQVYSNTPSDFDFKLESLAQGFSSLSELAEHLVSAVDIVFPVIHGRFGEDGGIQELLESHNIPFVGTGSRECFRAFDKYEASLELKELGFMTVPNYLVQGTGVDKSEIALWFTDNQLDLEMGKVVVKPAKAGSSIGVKVAFGVNDSIKKATELILEGIDDRVVVEVFIEDAYEFTAIVLDVGSGSVCHPVVLMPTEVQLQFHGIGDPKENAIFDYRRKYLPTQQVTYHTPPRFPIHVIKSIREEASLIFQKLGLRDFARIDGWYLAPNSNLSSPVSETLGGTKSGDIIFTDINLISGMEQTSFLFQQASKVGFSHSNILRTIVHRACSRFPHLDWYNYGYSQLLQGSTTLEVSEDPQKVFVIFGGDTSERQVSVMSGTNVWVNLQRYVDLNVTPCLLSPSLSNSLGASSNLDNREVWVLPYSVVLRHTAEEVLAACLEAVEPVRALFTSLLQKQVMEDLMDGFKNQSWFAGFDITDELPRKYSLKEWIKHAKEAQATVFIAVHGGIGEDGTLQGLLEDEGVSYTGPGVLASRTCMDKVMTSQALSNLSEFGIHTISKDVKRTEDIMHETFPNVWDELIKKLQCLTLCVKPAKDGCSTGVARLCSSEDLAVYVQALKDCIPRIPPNTLSKTHGMIEMPNPTPEFLIFEPFVETDEIIVSSKAKQQLSWKGRRRWVEMTVGVIGKRGSMHSLSPSLTVKESGDILSLEEKFQVAYEIKS; from the exons ATGGCGTCCATGGCGACCGGCGTCAGTTTTTCGATGACTAGCGGCATAGGAGAAGGAGGATACGATGTTCATCGAGTAGCGACGGCTGCACGGACAACTCTGAAGCTGAATCAGAAGAACTCACTGAGCGAGAGTACATGCATGCTTTTGGGGATGAATAAGTATCGGGGATCCGGAGCTATACGAACCGTCTCGAAGGCTGTCGGTTACGGACAAGAGATGAGTAAGAGTCTGAGGGTGGGACTCATTTGCGGAGGTCCGTCGGCGGAGCGCGGGATTTCTCTCAACTCTGCTAGATCAGTTCTCGATCATATTCAG GGTGATGGTATAAACGTGAGCTGCTATTATATAGATCCTGATCTCAAAGCCTTTGCAATTTCATCCGCTCAG GTGTACTCGAATACTCCTTCAGATTTCGATTTTAAGCTGGAGAG TCTTGCACAGGGATTCTCGTCATTATCCGAATTGGCCGAGCATCTTGTTTCTGCTGTGGACATTGTTTTTCCAGTAATTCATGGTCGATTTGGTGAAGATGGGGGCATTcag GAGCTGTTGGAAAGTCACAACATTCCATTTGTGGGGACTGGATCCCGTGAATGTTTTCGAGCATTTGACAAG TATGAAGCCTCTTTGGAGCTCAAGGAACTTGGTTTCATGACAGTACCAAACTACTTGGTGCAG GGAACTGGAGTAGACAAAAGTGAAATAGCACTGTGGTTTACAGATAACCAGCTGGATCTCGAGATGGGAAAAGTTGTG GTAAAACCAGCTAAAGCAGGTTCAAGCATTGGTgtcaaggttgcttttggcGTAAATGATTCAATTAAAAAGGCTACTGAACTTATTCTAGAg gGAATTGATGATAGAGTTGTTGTTGAGGTGTTTATTGAAGATGCATATGAGTTCACTGCCATCGTCCTGGATGTGGGTTCTGGTTCTGTTTGCCATCCTGTTGTTTTGATGCCTACTGAG GTGCAACTTCAGTTTCATGGCATTGGTGATCCAAAGGAAAACGCAATCTTCGACTATCGGAGGAAGTATCTGCCGACACAGCAG GTCACCTATCACACTCCTCCACGTTTCCCTATCCATGTTATCAAAAGTATTCGTGAAGAGGCATCTCTTATATTTCAAAAGCTTGGTTTACGTGACTTTGCTCGCATTGATGGATGGTATTTGGCTCCCAATTCAAATTTATCATCACCTGTAAGTGAAACGCTTGGAGGAACCAAGTCAGGAGATATTATATTCACAGACATCAACCTG ATAAGTGGCATGGAGCAAACTAGCTTTCTCTTCCAGCAGGCATCTAAG GTTGGATTTTCTCATTCAAACATTCTGCGAACAATCGTCCACCGTGCTTGCTCGAGGTTTCCCCATCTTGATTGGTATAATTATGGGTATAGTCAATTACTCCAAGGTTCAACAACCCTGGAAGTCTCTGAGGACCCCCAGAAAGTGTTTGTCATATTTGGAGGAGATACTTCAGAGCGGCAGGTGTCCGTCATGAGTGGAACAAATGTCTGGGTCAATTTGCAAAGATATGTAGAT CTTAATGTAACTCCCTGTTTGCTTTCCCCCTCACTTAGCAACTCATTAGGCGCATCTTCGAACTTGGACAATAGAGAAGTCTGGGTTTTGCC CTACTCGGTTGTGCTAAGGCACACTGCTGAGGAAGTTCTTGCAGCGTGCTTAGAAGCAGTCGAGCCTGTTAGGGCTTTATTTACATCTCTGCTGCAGAAGCAAGTGATGGAGGATCTTATGGATGGTTTTAAGAATCAAAGCTGGTTTGCAGGGTTTGATATAACAGACGAGCTGCCCAGAAAGTACTCATTGAAAGAGTGGATCAAGCATGCCAAGGAAGCTCAAGCAACTGTCTTCATTGCAG TGCATGGAGGAATTGGTGAAGATGGTACACTGCAGGGCTTGCTGGAGGATGAAGGAGTTTCTTATACAG GTCCAGGCGTACTAGCTTCAAGGACTTGTATGGACAAGGTTATGACATCTCAGGCTCTTAGTAAT CTTTCAGAGTTTGGAATTCATACCATAAGCAAAGATGTGAAGAGAACAGAGGATATAATGCATGAGACCTTCCCAAATGTTTGGGATGAATTAATCAAGAAGCTTCAGTGTCTCACACTATGTGTTAAACCAGCAAAGGATGGATGTTCCACTGGCGTTGCAAGATTATG TTCCTCTGAAGACCTTGCTGTATATGTACAAGCTTTGAAAGATTGTATACCAAGAATTCCTCCAAACACTCTTTCTAag ACACATGGAATGATTGAGATGCCAAATCCTACTCCAGAATTCTTgatttttgaaccatttgtCGAAACCGATGAAATCATAGTTTCATCCAAAGCCAAGCAGCAGCTCTCTTGGAAAGGTAGGAGGCGGTGGGTAGAGATGACTGTGGGTGTAATTGGAAAGCGTGGGTCAATGCATTCACTGAGTCCTAGTCTTACTGTCAAGGAAAGTGGGGATATATTGTCTCTCGAGGAAAAGTTCCAAG TGGCATATGAAATTAAATCTTGA
- a CDS encoding D-alanine-D-alanine ligase family: MASMATGVSFSMTSGIGEGGYDVHRVATAARTTLKLNQKNSLSESTCMLLGMNKYRGSGAIRTVSKAVGYGQEMSKSLRVGLICGGPSAERGISLNSARSVLDHIQGDGINVSCYYIDPDLKAFAISSAQVYSNTPSDFDFKLESLAQGFSSLSELAEHLVSAVDIVFPVIHGRFGEDGGIQELLESHNIPFVGTGSRECFRAFDKYEASLELKELGFMTVPNYLVQGTGVDKSEIALWFTDNQLDLEMGKVVVKPAKAGSSIGVKVAFGVNDSIKKATELILEGIDDRVVVEVFIEDAYEFTAIVLDVGSGSVCHPVVLMPTEVQLQFHGIGDPKENAIFDYRRKYLPTQQVTYHTPPRFPIHVIKSIREEASLIFQKLGLRDFARIDGWYLAPNSNLSSPVSETLGGTKSGDIIFTDINLISGMEQTSFLFQQASKVGFSHSNILRTIVHRACSRFPHLDWYNYGYSQLLQGSTTLEVSEDPQKVFVIFGGDTSERQVSVMSGTNVWVNLQRYVDLNVTPCLLSPSLSNSLGASSNLDNREVWVLPYSVVLRHTAEEVLAACLEAVEPVRALFTSLLQKQVMEDLMDGFKNQSWFAGFDITDELPRKYSLKEWIKHAKEAQATVFIAVHGGIGEDGTLQGLLEDEGVSYTGPGVLASRTCMDKVMTSQALSNLSEFGIHTISKDVKRTEDIMHETFPNVWDELIKKLQCLTLCVKPAKDGCSTGVARLCSSEDLAVYVQALKDCIPRIPPNTLSKTHGMIEMPNPTPEFLIFEPFVETDEIIVSSKAKQQLSWKGRRRWVEMTVGVIGKRGSMHSLSPSLTVKESGDILSLEEKFQGTLTCLSLPLHVFF, from the exons ATGGCGTCCATGGCGACCGGCGTCAGTTTTTCGATGACTAGCGGCATAGGAGAAGGAGGATACGATGTTCATCGAGTAGCGACGGCTGCACGGACAACTCTGAAGCTGAATCAGAAGAACTCACTGAGCGAGAGTACATGCATGCTTTTGGGGATGAATAAGTATCGGGGATCCGGAGCTATACGAACCGTCTCGAAGGCTGTCGGTTACGGACAAGAGATGAGTAAGAGTCTGAGGGTGGGACTCATTTGCGGAGGTCCGTCGGCGGAGCGCGGGATTTCTCTCAACTCTGCTAGATCAGTTCTCGATCATATTCAG GGTGATGGTATAAACGTGAGCTGCTATTATATAGATCCTGATCTCAAAGCCTTTGCAATTTCATCCGCTCAG GTGTACTCGAATACTCCTTCAGATTTCGATTTTAAGCTGGAGAG TCTTGCACAGGGATTCTCGTCATTATCCGAATTGGCCGAGCATCTTGTTTCTGCTGTGGACATTGTTTTTCCAGTAATTCATGGTCGATTTGGTGAAGATGGGGGCATTcag GAGCTGTTGGAAAGTCACAACATTCCATTTGTGGGGACTGGATCCCGTGAATGTTTTCGAGCATTTGACAAG TATGAAGCCTCTTTGGAGCTCAAGGAACTTGGTTTCATGACAGTACCAAACTACTTGGTGCAG GGAACTGGAGTAGACAAAAGTGAAATAGCACTGTGGTTTACAGATAACCAGCTGGATCTCGAGATGGGAAAAGTTGTG GTAAAACCAGCTAAAGCAGGTTCAAGCATTGGTgtcaaggttgcttttggcGTAAATGATTCAATTAAAAAGGCTACTGAACTTATTCTAGAg gGAATTGATGATAGAGTTGTTGTTGAGGTGTTTATTGAAGATGCATATGAGTTCACTGCCATCGTCCTGGATGTGGGTTCTGGTTCTGTTTGCCATCCTGTTGTTTTGATGCCTACTGAG GTGCAACTTCAGTTTCATGGCATTGGTGATCCAAAGGAAAACGCAATCTTCGACTATCGGAGGAAGTATCTGCCGACACAGCAG GTCACCTATCACACTCCTCCACGTTTCCCTATCCATGTTATCAAAAGTATTCGTGAAGAGGCATCTCTTATATTTCAAAAGCTTGGTTTACGTGACTTTGCTCGCATTGATGGATGGTATTTGGCTCCCAATTCAAATTTATCATCACCTGTAAGTGAAACGCTTGGAGGAACCAAGTCAGGAGATATTATATTCACAGACATCAACCTG ATAAGTGGCATGGAGCAAACTAGCTTTCTCTTCCAGCAGGCATCTAAG GTTGGATTTTCTCATTCAAACATTCTGCGAACAATCGTCCACCGTGCTTGCTCGAGGTTTCCCCATCTTGATTGGTATAATTATGGGTATAGTCAATTACTCCAAGGTTCAACAACCCTGGAAGTCTCTGAGGACCCCCAGAAAGTGTTTGTCATATTTGGAGGAGATACTTCAGAGCGGCAGGTGTCCGTCATGAGTGGAACAAATGTCTGGGTCAATTTGCAAAGATATGTAGAT CTTAATGTAACTCCCTGTTTGCTTTCCCCCTCACTTAGCAACTCATTAGGCGCATCTTCGAACTTGGACAATAGAGAAGTCTGGGTTTTGCC CTACTCGGTTGTGCTAAGGCACACTGCTGAGGAAGTTCTTGCAGCGTGCTTAGAAGCAGTCGAGCCTGTTAGGGCTTTATTTACATCTCTGCTGCAGAAGCAAGTGATGGAGGATCTTATGGATGGTTTTAAGAATCAAAGCTGGTTTGCAGGGTTTGATATAACAGACGAGCTGCCCAGAAAGTACTCATTGAAAGAGTGGATCAAGCATGCCAAGGAAGCTCAAGCAACTGTCTTCATTGCAG TGCATGGAGGAATTGGTGAAGATGGTACACTGCAGGGCTTGCTGGAGGATGAAGGAGTTTCTTATACAG GTCCAGGCGTACTAGCTTCAAGGACTTGTATGGACAAGGTTATGACATCTCAGGCTCTTAGTAAT CTTTCAGAGTTTGGAATTCATACCATAAGCAAAGATGTGAAGAGAACAGAGGATATAATGCATGAGACCTTCCCAAATGTTTGGGATGAATTAATCAAGAAGCTTCAGTGTCTCACACTATGTGTTAAACCAGCAAAGGATGGATGTTCCACTGGCGTTGCAAGATTATG TTCCTCTGAAGACCTTGCTGTATATGTACAAGCTTTGAAAGATTGTATACCAAGAATTCCTCCAAACACTCTTTCTAag ACACATGGAATGATTGAGATGCCAAATCCTACTCCAGAATTCTTgatttttgaaccatttgtCGAAACCGATGAAATCATAGTTTCATCCAAAGCCAAGCAGCAGCTCTCTTGGAAAGGTAGGAGGCGGTGGGTAGAGATGACTGTGGGTGTAATTGGAAAGCGTGGGTCAATGCATTCACTGAGTCCTAGTCTTACTGTCAAGGAAAGTGGGGATATATTGTCTCTCGAGGAAAAGTTCCAAGGTACTCTCACTTGTCTTTCTTTGCCACTTCATGTCTTCTTTTGA
- a CDS encoding D-alanine-D-alanine ligase family (D-alanine--D-alanine ligase family; FUNCTIONS IN: D-alanine-D-alanine ligase activity, catalytic activity, ATP binding; INVOLVED IN: peptidoglycan biosynthetic process; LOCATED IN: chloroplast; EXPRESSED IN: 22 plant structures; EXPRESSED DURING: 13 growth stages; CONTAINS InterPro DOMAIN/s: PreATP-grasp-like fold (InterPro:IPR016185), ATP-grasp fold (InterPro:IPR011761), ATP-grasp fold, subdomain 2 (InterPro:IPR013816), D-alanine--D-alanine ligase, N-terminal (InterPro:IPR011127), D-alanine--D-alanine ligase, C-terminal (InterPro:IPR011095), Pre-ATP-grasp fold (InterPro:IPR013817); Has 8394 Blast hits to 8341 proteins in 2507 species: Archae - 8; Bacteria - 6597; Metazoa - 3; Fungi - 8; Plants - 65; Viruses - 0; Other Eukaryotes - 1713 (source: NCBI BLink).): protein MASMATGVSFSMTSGIGEGGYDVHRVATAARTTLKLNQKNSLSESTCMLLGMNKYRGSGAIRTVSKAVGYGQEMSKSLRVGLICGGPSAERGISLNSARSVLDHIQGDGINVSCYYIDPDLKAFAISSAQVYSNTPSDFDFKLESLAQGFSSLSELAEHLVSAVDIVFPVIHGRFGEDGGIQELLESHNIPFVGTGSRECFRAFDKYEASLELKELGFMTVPNYLVQGTGVDKSEIALWFTDNQLDLEMGKVVVKPAKAGSSIGVKVAFGVNDSIKKATELILEGIDDRVVVEVFIEDAYEFTAIVLDVGSGSVCHPVVLMPTEVQLQFHGIGDPKENAIFDYRRKYLPTQQVTYHTPPRFPIHVIKSIREEASLIFQKLGLRDFARIDGWYLAPNSNLSSPVSETLGGTKSGDIIFTDINLISGMEQTSFLFQQASKVGFSHSNILRTIVHRACSRFPHLDWYNYGYSQLLQGSTTLEVSEDPQKVFVIFGGDTSERQVSVMSGTNVWVNLQRYVDVS from the exons ATGGCGTCCATGGCGACCGGCGTCAGTTTTTCGATGACTAGCGGCATAGGAGAAGGAGGATACGATGTTCATCGAGTAGCGACGGCTGCACGGACAACTCTGAAGCTGAATCAGAAGAACTCACTGAGCGAGAGTACATGCATGCTTTTGGGGATGAATAAGTATCGGGGATCCGGAGCTATACGAACCGTCTCGAAGGCTGTCGGTTACGGACAAGAGATGAGTAAGAGTCTGAGGGTGGGACTCATTTGCGGAGGTCCGTCGGCGGAGCGCGGGATTTCTCTCAACTCTGCTAGATCAGTTCTCGATCATATTCAG GGTGATGGTATAAACGTGAGCTGCTATTATATAGATCCTGATCTCAAAGCCTTTGCAATTTCATCCGCTCAG GTGTACTCGAATACTCCTTCAGATTTCGATTTTAAGCTGGAGAG TCTTGCACAGGGATTCTCGTCATTATCCGAATTGGCCGAGCATCTTGTTTCTGCTGTGGACATTGTTTTTCCAGTAATTCATGGTCGATTTGGTGAAGATGGGGGCATTcag GAGCTGTTGGAAAGTCACAACATTCCATTTGTGGGGACTGGATCCCGTGAATGTTTTCGAGCATTTGACAAG TATGAAGCCTCTTTGGAGCTCAAGGAACTTGGTTTCATGACAGTACCAAACTACTTGGTGCAG GGAACTGGAGTAGACAAAAGTGAAATAGCACTGTGGTTTACAGATAACCAGCTGGATCTCGAGATGGGAAAAGTTGTG GTAAAACCAGCTAAAGCAGGTTCAAGCATTGGTgtcaaggttgcttttggcGTAAATGATTCAATTAAAAAGGCTACTGAACTTATTCTAGAg gGAATTGATGATAGAGTTGTTGTTGAGGTGTTTATTGAAGATGCATATGAGTTCACTGCCATCGTCCTGGATGTGGGTTCTGGTTCTGTTTGCCATCCTGTTGTTTTGATGCCTACTGAG GTGCAACTTCAGTTTCATGGCATTGGTGATCCAAAGGAAAACGCAATCTTCGACTATCGGAGGAAGTATCTGCCGACACAGCAG GTCACCTATCACACTCCTCCACGTTTCCCTATCCATGTTATCAAAAGTATTCGTGAAGAGGCATCTCTTATATTTCAAAAGCTTGGTTTACGTGACTTTGCTCGCATTGATGGATGGTATTTGGCTCCCAATTCAAATTTATCATCACCTGTAAGTGAAACGCTTGGAGGAACCAAGTCAGGAGATATTATATTCACAGACATCAACCTG ATAAGTGGCATGGAGCAAACTAGCTTTCTCTTCCAGCAGGCATCTAAG GTTGGATTTTCTCATTCAAACATTCTGCGAACAATCGTCCACCGTGCTTGCTCGAGGTTTCCCCATCTTGATTGGTATAATTATGGGTATAGTCAATTACTCCAAGGTTCAACAACCCTGGAAGTCTCTGAGGACCCCCAGAAAGTGTTTGTCATATTTGGAGGAGATACTTCAGAGCGGCAGGTGTCCGTCATGAGTGGAACAAATGTCTGGGTCAATTTGCAAAGATATGTAGATGTAAGTTGA